The Vibrio astriarenae genome contains a region encoding:
- the ispC gene encoding 1-deoxy-D-xylulose-5-phosphate reductoisomerase gives MRKLTILGATGSIGASTFKVIEANPSAYSIVALAAGSNHQKMLELCLKWQPKYAVMADEAAALKLEQSVKQHNLSIKVFAGVEGLVEVSTLPEIDTVMAAIVGAAGLVPTLAAVKAGKRILLANKEALVMSGQVFIDAVRQSGAELLPVDSEHNAIFQCLTADMQTRMGHCDLTKSGVSQILLTGSGGPFRYSDIESLQHVTPEQAIAHPNWSMGPKISVDSATMMNKGLEYIEAKWLFNASREQLKVIIHPQSVIHSMVQYNDGSVLAQMGEPDMATPIACAMAYPERVPAGVAPLDFTKVGELTFLEPDYNRYPCLKLAIDACYEGQHATTALNAANEVAVDAFLKQQLKFTDIARLNERVLNKACSMDRLSSSYDLESLIELDRMARTIAIESLREL, from the coding sequence ATGAGAAAGCTTACTATCCTTGGCGCCACAGGCTCTATTGGCGCAAGCACCTTCAAAGTTATTGAAGCTAACCCCTCCGCTTATTCTATTGTTGCTCTCGCTGCTGGCTCAAACCATCAAAAAATGCTGGAGTTGTGCCTGAAATGGCAACCTAAGTATGCCGTGATGGCTGACGAGGCAGCGGCGCTGAAACTTGAGCAGTCCGTTAAGCAACATAACCTATCAATTAAAGTGTTCGCTGGGGTTGAGGGTTTAGTTGAAGTTTCTACGTTACCAGAAATCGATACTGTGATGGCGGCAATCGTTGGGGCTGCAGGGCTTGTTCCTACGTTGGCGGCGGTCAAAGCGGGTAAGCGCATCTTGTTAGCAAATAAAGAGGCCTTGGTGATGTCGGGTCAGGTGTTTATTGATGCGGTTCGTCAGTCTGGCGCTGAGTTGTTACCTGTCGATAGCGAGCACAATGCGATCTTTCAATGTTTAACGGCAGATATGCAAACTCGAATGGGGCACTGTGATCTCACTAAAAGTGGCGTAAGTCAGATCTTGCTAACGGGTTCGGGTGGCCCTTTCCGCTATTCAGATATTGAGTCTTTGCAACATGTCACGCCTGAACAAGCGATTGCTCACCCAAACTGGTCAATGGGGCCGAAGATCTCAGTCGATTCGGCTACCATGATGAACAAGGGCCTAGAGTATATCGAGGCGAAGTGGCTGTTTAATGCATCACGCGAGCAGCTAAAGGTGATTATCCATCCTCAGTCGGTGATTCACTCTATGGTGCAATACAACGACGGCTCCGTGCTGGCACAAATGGGAGAGCCAGATATGGCGACGCCTATTGCGTGTGCAATGGCTTACCCTGAACGTGTGCCAGCGGGAGTTGCACCATTAGATTTTACTAAAGTGGGCGAACTGACGTTTCTTGAGCCGGATTATAATCGCTACCCTTGCCTAAAGCTGGCTATTGATGCTTGCTATGAGGGGCAACATGCAACGACGGCGCTCAATGCCGCCAATGAAGTCGCCGTAGATGCTTTTCTTAAACAGCAACTTAAGTTTACGGATATTGCTCGTTTAAACGAGCGAGTGTTGAACAAAGCCTGTTCAATGGATCGACTCTCTAGCAGCTATGACTTGGAAAGCTTGATAGAGCTAGATAGAATGGCTCGAACAATCGCGATTGAATCACTACGAGAACTGTAG
- the tsf gene encoding translation elongation factor Ts produces MAVTAALVKELRDRTGAGMMDCKKALNETNGDIELAIENMRKSGAAKAAKKAGNVAAEGAIIIKEENGVAVLLEVNCQTDFVAKDASFTAFAEEVAADALASKASVEELQAKFEETRVALVAKIGENINIRRVEYVEGEVVSTYRHGEKIGVVVAGAGDAETLKHVAMHVAASRPEFVNPEDVPADVVEKEKAVQVEIAMNEGKPAEIAEKMVVGRMKKFTGEISLTGQAFVMEPKKSVGEILKERGASVVNFVRLEVGEGIEKAEEMSFADEVAAVQKG; encoded by the coding sequence ATGGCTGTAACTGCTGCTCTAGTTAAAGAACTGCGCGACCGCACTGGCGCAGGCATGATGGATTGTAAAAAAGCGCTGAACGAAACGAACGGCGACATCGAACTAGCAATCGAAAACATGCGTAAATCTGGTGCTGCTAAAGCTGCTAAGAAAGCAGGTAACGTAGCTGCTGAAGGCGCAATCATCATCAAAGAAGAAAACGGCGTAGCTGTTCTTCTTGAAGTTAACTGCCAAACTGACTTCGTTGCTAAAGACGCAAGCTTCACTGCATTCGCAGAAGAAGTTGCTGCTGACGCTCTAGCTTCTAAAGCATCTGTTGAAGAACTACAAGCTAAGTTTGAAGAAACTCGCGTAGCTCTAGTTGCTAAAATCGGTGAAAACATCAACATCCGTCGCGTAGAATACGTTGAAGGTGAAGTTGTTTCTACTTACCGTCACGGTGAGAAAATCGGTGTTGTTGTTGCTGGTGCTGGCGACGCTGAAACTCTTAAGCACGTTGCAATGCACGTTGCTGCTTCTCGTCCAGAGTTCGTTAACCCAGAAGACGTACCTGCAGACGTAGTAGAAAAAGAGAAAGCGGTTCAAGTTGAAATCGCAATGAACGAAGGCAAGCCTGCAGAAATCGCTGAGAAGATGGTTGTTGGCCGCATGAAGAAGTTCACTGGCGAAATCTCTCTAACAGGTCAAGCGTTCGTTATGGAACCTAAGAAATCTGTTGGCGAAATCCTAAAAGAGCGCGGTGCTTCTGTTGTTAACTTCGTACGTCTAGAAGTTGGTGAAGGCATCGAGAAAGCTGAAGAAATGAGCTTCGCTGACGAAGTTGCAGCGGTTCAAAAAGGTTAA
- a CDS encoding phosphatidate cytidylyltransferase, with amino-acid sequence MKQRIITALILAPLVILGIFFLPLPYFVSAITIVSLLGFWEWTQFVEAKSRKLAMIPPVIATALTFAVLPFDAVSLNELDVGHTALLTLGSVWWLVASGLALTYPKSSATWSGSPVLRHLFGILTLIPFLWSIVILRADSIVDAPYYGAKLVLFVCFIVWAADSGAYFAGRAFGRRKMAPHVSPNKTIEGLIGGIVTAFVVAIATAKGFELEFASMTTMLIITFFTVIISVLGDLVESMFKRVSGIKDSSNLIPGHGGILDRVDSLTAAFPVFAFLYYVF; translated from the coding sequence TTGAAGCAAAGAATTATTACCGCGTTGATACTGGCACCGCTGGTTATTTTGGGCATTTTCTTTTTGCCCCTACCATATTTTGTATCCGCTATTACCATCGTTTCTCTATTAGGCTTCTGGGAATGGACTCAGTTCGTGGAAGCTAAATCTCGCAAGCTGGCGATGATTCCGCCGGTTATCGCAACAGCATTAACCTTTGCTGTCCTTCCTTTTGATGCCGTGAGCCTAAATGAGCTTGATGTTGGCCACACAGCTTTGTTGACCCTGGGCTCAGTTTGGTGGTTGGTGGCTTCAGGTCTTGCATTGACTTACCCTAAATCCAGCGCTACCTGGTCTGGTTCACCTGTGCTCCGTCACCTTTTCGGTATTTTGACCTTAATTCCATTCTTGTGGAGTATCGTGATACTGCGCGCTGACAGCATTGTTGATGCCCCTTACTACGGAGCCAAGCTGGTTCTCTTTGTTTGCTTTATTGTATGGGCAGCAGACAGTGGTGCTTACTTTGCGGGGCGTGCATTCGGCCGCCGTAAGATGGCGCCACATGTGAGCCCGAACAAAACCATTGAAGGTCTCATTGGCGGTATCGTGACGGCTTTTGTTGTTGCGATTGCGACCGCTAAAGGTTTTGAACTTGAATTTGCCAGCATGACGACCATGCTTATCATTACCTTCTTTACTGTCATTATTTCAGTATTGGGTGATTTGGTCGAAAGTATGTTTAAGCGCGTTTCTGGTATTAAAGACAGCAGCAACCTTATTCCGGGCCATGGTGGCATTCTTGACCGCGTAGACAGCTTAACAGCCGCATTTCCGGTCTTTGCTTTCCTATATTACGTTTTCTAA
- the rpsB gene encoding 30S ribosomal protein S2 encodes MATVSMRDMLKAGVHFGHQTRYWNPKMKPFIFGARNKVHIINLEKTVPMFNDALAELAKVGEKKGKVLFVGTKRAASEAVKEAAIASNQFYVNNRWLGGMLTNYKTVRQSIKRLKDLEAQAQDGTFEKLTKKEALMRTREMEKLEKSLGGIKDMGGLPDALFVIDADHEHIAVKEANNLGIPVYAVVDTNSNPDGVDFVIPGNDDAIRAVQLYLNAAASAVTEGRNKDVAVAAEKDGFVEAE; translated from the coding sequence ATGGCAACTGTATCAATGCGCGATATGCTAAAAGCTGGTGTTCACTTCGGTCACCAGACTCGTTACTGGAACCCAAAAATGAAGCCATTCATCTTTGGCGCTCGTAACAAAGTTCATATCATCAACCTAGAAAAAACTGTACCAATGTTCAACGACGCTCTAGCTGAACTAGCTAAAGTTGGCGAGAAGAAAGGTAAAGTACTATTCGTAGGTACAAAACGCGCTGCATCTGAAGCTGTTAAAGAAGCTGCTATCGCTAGCAACCAGTTCTACGTTAACAACCGCTGGTTAGGCGGTATGCTAACGAACTACAAAACTGTTCGTCAGTCTATCAAGCGTCTAAAAGACCTAGAAGCTCAAGCTCAAGACGGTACTTTCGAGAAACTAACTAAGAAAGAAGCTCTAATGCGCACTCGCGAAATGGAGAAGCTTGAGAAGTCTCTTGGTGGTATCAAAGACATGGGCGGCCTACCAGACGCTCTATTCGTAATCGATGCTGACCACGAGCACATTGCTGTTAAAGAAGCAAACAACCTAGGTATCCCAGTATACGCAGTTGTAGATACTAACTCTAACCCAGACGGCGTTGACTTCGTTATCCCAGGTAACGACGATGCAATCCGTGCAGTACAGCTTTACCTAAACGCTGCTGCATCTGCGGTTACTGAAGGTCGCAACAAAGACGTAGCTGTTGCTGCTGAAAAAGACGGTTTTGTAGAAGCTGAATAA
- the pyrH gene encoding UMP kinase — translation MATNPKPAYQRILLKLSGEALQGEEGFGIDPTVLDRMAQEVKELVELGVQVGVVIGGGNLFRGAGLAEAGMNRVVGDHMGMLATVMNGLAMRDALHRAYVNARVMSAIPLNGVCDDYNWADAISQLRTGRVVIFSAGTGNPFFTTDSAACLRGIEIEADVVLKATKVDGVFTSDPVANPDAELLSHLSYAEVLDKELKVMDLAAFTLARDHKMPIRVFNMNKPGALRRVVMGEAEGTLISDAE, via the coding sequence ATGGCTACAAACCCTAAACCAGCATATCAACGTATCCTATTAAAACTGAGCGGTGAAGCTCTTCAAGGTGAAGAAGGTTTCGGTATTGACCCTACGGTTCTTGACCGTATGGCTCAAGAAGTAAAAGAACTGGTTGAACTAGGTGTTCAAGTAGGTGTGGTTATCGGTGGTGGTAACCTTTTCCGTGGTGCAGGCCTTGCTGAAGCAGGCATGAACCGCGTTGTTGGTGACCACATGGGTATGCTAGCAACAGTAATGAATGGCCTAGCAATGCGTGATGCACTGCACCGTGCATACGTCAACGCTCGCGTAATGTCTGCAATCCCACTTAACGGTGTGTGTGATGACTACAACTGGGCAGATGCTATCAGCCAACTGCGTACTGGCCGTGTAGTGATTTTCTCTGCAGGTACAGGTAACCCGTTCTTCACTACAGATTCAGCAGCGTGTCTACGTGGTATTGAAATCGAAGCTGACGTTGTTCTTAAAGCAACAAAAGTTGACGGTGTTTTCACGTCTGACCCGGTAGCAAACCCAGATGCTGAACTACTTTCACACCTATCTTATGCTGAAGTTCTAGATAAAGAGCTAAAAGTAATGGATCTTGCTGCGTTCACTCTTGCTCGTGACCACAAAATGCCAATTCGTGTATTCAACATGAACAAGCCTGGTGCACTTCGTCGTGTTGTGATGGGTGAAGCTGAAGGCACGCTAATTAGTGACGCAGAGTAA
- a CDS encoding isoprenyl transferase, protein MQTNQLSTDSLPQHIAVIMDGNGRWAKEQGKPRVFGHKNGVKAVRKTISSASRLGIKAVTLFAFSSENWARPQEEVGVLMELFISVLSTEVKKLHKNNLRLRVIGDKRRFSERLQEKIAKAEALTEHNTGMVINIAANYGGKWDITEAARNVAKLVASGELAPEEIDEAVITQHLTMSDLPEVDLLIRTSGECRISNFMLWQLAYAEMYFTPVYWPDFGEDNLVEAVTWFVNRERRFGCTGEQVKALMTSS, encoded by the coding sequence ATGCAAACTAATCAACTCTCAACAGACAGTCTTCCTCAACATATTGCTGTAATTATGGATGGCAATGGCCGCTGGGCGAAGGAGCAGGGCAAGCCGAGAGTATTCGGGCATAAGAATGGCGTGAAAGCCGTAAGAAAAACCATCTCATCAGCCAGTCGCTTAGGTATTAAAGCGGTGACTCTGTTTGCCTTTAGTAGCGAGAACTGGGCACGCCCTCAAGAAGAGGTGGGTGTGTTGATGGAGCTTTTCATCTCCGTGCTTTCAACCGAAGTAAAAAAGCTGCACAAGAATAACCTACGCTTACGCGTGATTGGTGATAAGCGTCGCTTTAGCGAGCGTCTACAAGAAAAAATCGCCAAAGCGGAAGCTTTAACCGAGCACAACACCGGAATGGTGATTAACATTGCTGCTAACTATGGCGGTAAATGGGATATTACTGAAGCGGCTCGTAATGTAGCAAAACTTGTTGCTAGCGGTGAGTTAGCACCGGAAGAGATAGATGAAGCCGTGATCACTCAACACCTTACCATGTCAGATCTGCCAGAGGTTGATTTGCTCATTCGTACCAGTGGTGAGTGCCGCATTAGCAACTTTATGCTGTGGCAGTTAGCGTATGCAGAGATGTACTTTACGCCTGTTTACTGGCCTGACTTTGGCGAAGATAATCTCGTCGAAGCGGTAACATGGTTTGTGAACCGTGAGCGCCGATTTGGTTGCACTGGAGAGCAAGTGAAAGCTCTCATGACTTCATCATAG
- the frr gene encoding ribosome recycling factor codes for MINEIKQDAQERMDKSVEALRNTLSKVRTGRAHPSLLAGISVEYYGAPTPLNQVANVVAEDARTLAITVFDKELTPKVEKAIMTSDLGLNPMSAGTIIRVPLPPLTEERRKDLVKIVRGEAEGGRVAIRNIRRDANNDLKALLKDKEISEDEDRKAQDEIQKLTDVAVKKVDEVLAAKEKELMEV; via the coding sequence GTGATTAACGAGATCAAACAAGACGCTCAAGAGCGCATGGACAAGAGCGTTGAAGCTCTACGTAACACTCTATCTAAAGTACGTACTGGTCGTGCACACCCAAGCCTACTGGCTGGTATCTCTGTAGAGTACTACGGTGCACCAACGCCTCTAAACCAAGTAGCTAACGTTGTTGCTGAAGATGCACGTACTCTAGCAATCACTGTTTTCGACAAAGAGCTAACGCCTAAAGTTGAAAAAGCGATCATGACTTCAGACCTTGGCCTAAACCCAATGTCTGCTGGCACAATCATCCGCGTTCCACTTCCACCGCTAACGGAAGAGCGTCGTAAAGACCTAGTTAAAATCGTTCGTGGTGAAGCTGAAGGTGGCCGTGTTGCTATCCGTAACATCCGTCGTGACGCAAACAACGATCTTAAAGCGCTTCTGAAAGACAAAGAAATCTCTGAAGATGAAGATCGTAAAGCACAAGACGAGATTCAAAAGTTGACTGACGTTGCTGTTAAGAAAGTAGACGAAGTGCTAGCAGCAAAAGAAAAAGAGTTGATGGAAGTTTAA
- the bamA gene encoding outer membrane protein assembly factor BamA codes for MAMNKTLLATLLATSLSANGAESFVVQDIQIEGLQRVALGAALLNMPVRVGDELGEQDVADIIRSLYASGNFENIEVLRDNDVMIVRVTERPTIASISFSGNSAIKDEQLQQNLDASGVRMGEALDRTTLSTIEKGLEDFYYSVGKYNAQVQAVVTPLPRNRADLKFVFSEGVSAKIQQINFIGNEEFSDRELLSRFNLNVNVAWWNFLADDKYQKQVLAGDIEALRSYYLDRGFLKFQVDSTQVAISPDKKGVYITLGLIEGEPYSVKEVQFRGDLIGKEGEFKALVPFKPGDTYNGSEVTGLEENVKRILGEAGYAYPQVTTIPEFDDENQEVSLLVNVEAGNRIYVRDIRFTGNNSTKDEVLRREMRQMEGSWLNSQSIETSKNRLNRLGFFETVDVQTVRVPGSDDQVDLVYNVKEANSGSVNFGVGYGTESGVSFQVGLQQDNFLGSGNRVGISAMMNDYQKNVSLDYRDPYWNIDGVSLAGSIFYNEFEASEAGIIDYTNESYGTSVTWGFPFDELNRFEFGLGYTHNNIGNVPTYDQAQRFARSIGQGGENEIRTNDFDVNISWTRNNLNRGFFPTAGNHQRAFAKVTTPGSDAKYFKVQYDVRQYFPLTEKHDFSLLMRGRLGYGNGYGTTGDSDNILPFYENYYAGGFTTLRGFRSNTAGPKAVYTNYSSSNNGTISATEDSVGGNAIALASLELIFPTPFASDEARSQIRTSAFIDAASVWDTEFFYNKDSTISGGGQYYYDYSDWGNYRASYGVALQWMSPMGPLVFSLAKPIKIYEGDDDEFFTFTIGRTF; via the coding sequence ATGGCGATGAACAAGACGCTTCTTGCAACTTTGCTTGCAACGAGCTTGTCCGCAAATGGAGCTGAAAGTTTTGTAGTACAAGACATTCAGATCGAAGGACTACAGCGTGTAGCACTGGGTGCTGCCCTACTTAATATGCCAGTACGTGTTGGCGATGAACTTGGTGAACAAGATGTCGCTGACATTATTCGCTCTTTATACGCCTCAGGTAACTTTGAGAACATCGAAGTGCTGCGCGATAACGATGTGATGATCGTTCGTGTTACTGAACGTCCAACCATTGCTAGCATTTCATTCTCTGGTAATAGCGCCATCAAAGATGAGCAACTGCAGCAGAACCTTGACGCCTCTGGCGTTCGTATGGGTGAAGCACTTGACCGCACCACGCTTTCTACCATTGAGAAAGGTCTTGAAGACTTCTACTACAGTGTCGGTAAGTACAACGCGCAAGTGCAAGCGGTTGTTACGCCACTGCCTCGTAATCGTGCTGACCTAAAGTTTGTTTTTAGTGAGGGCGTTTCAGCTAAGATCCAACAGATTAACTTTATTGGTAATGAAGAGTTTTCAGATAGAGAGCTTCTTAGCCGTTTTAATCTGAATGTCAATGTGGCTTGGTGGAACTTCCTTGCGGATGACAAATACCAGAAACAAGTGCTCGCGGGTGATATCGAAGCCTTGCGTTCATACTACCTTGACCGTGGTTTTTTGAAGTTTCAAGTCGATTCCACACAAGTTGCGATCTCTCCCGATAAGAAAGGTGTCTACATCACGCTCGGCCTTATTGAGGGTGAACCCTACTCAGTGAAAGAGGTTCAATTCCGCGGTGACCTGATCGGCAAAGAGGGCGAGTTCAAAGCGCTTGTGCCGTTTAAGCCGGGCGATACCTATAACGGCTCTGAAGTGACCGGCTTAGAAGAGAACGTAAAGCGTATTCTTGGTGAGGCAGGCTATGCCTACCCGCAGGTAACGACCATTCCCGAATTTGACGATGAGAACCAAGAGGTTTCACTGTTAGTTAACGTTGAAGCGGGTAACCGTATTTACGTGCGTGACATTCGCTTTACAGGTAACAACTCAACCAAAGATGAAGTGTTGCGCCGTGAGATGCGTCAGATGGAAGGCAGTTGGTTGAACTCTCAATCCATTGAAACCAGTAAAAACCGTCTGAACCGTTTGGGCTTCTTTGAAACGGTCGATGTGCAAACTGTGCGTGTGCCGGGTAGTGACGATCAGGTTGACCTGGTTTACAACGTCAAAGAGGCAAACTCAGGCAGCGTCAACTTTGGTGTTGGCTACGGTACTGAATCGGGTGTGAGTTTCCAAGTTGGTTTGCAACAGGATAACTTCCTAGGTTCCGGTAATCGTGTCGGCATCAGCGCAATGATGAACGACTACCAGAAGAACGTCAGCCTTGACTATCGTGACCCTTACTGGAACATCGATGGTGTCAGTTTGGCAGGCTCGATATTCTACAACGAGTTTGAAGCATCAGAAGCCGGTATCATCGACTATACCAACGAAAGTTATGGTACATCGGTCACTTGGGGTTTCCCGTTTGATGAATTGAACCGTTTTGAGTTTGGTTTGGGGTATACGCATAATAACATTGGTAATGTTCCGACTTACGACCAAGCCCAGCGCTTTGCGCGTAGTATCGGTCAGGGTGGTGAAAATGAAATACGTACCAATGACTTTGATGTGAATATTTCATGGACACGCAACAACTTGAACCGTGGTTTCTTCCCTACAGCAGGTAACCACCAACGTGCTTTCGCCAAGGTGACAACGCCAGGGTCGGATGCAAAGTACTTTAAAGTGCAGTATGACGTGCGCCAATATTTCCCTCTGACTGAAAAACATGACTTCTCGCTATTGATGCGTGGTCGATTGGGTTACGGAAACGGCTACGGAACGACCGGTGATAGCGATAACATCTTGCCGTTCTATGAAAACTACTATGCGGGTGGCTTTACGACGCTTCGTGGTTTCCGTTCAAACACGGCAGGCCCTAAAGCGGTATATACCAACTACAGTAGTTCCAACAACGGTACGATATCAGCAACAGAAGATTCAGTGGGTGGTAATGCGATTGCCCTTGCGAGTTTAGAGCTGATTTTCCCAACGCCGTTTGCTTCAGATGAGGCGAGAAGCCAAATTCGTACCAGTGCATTTATCGATGCAGCAAGTGTTTGGGATACTGAGTTCTTCTACAACAAAGACAGCACGATCAGTGGTGGTGGTCAATATTACTACGACTACTCAGACTGGGGGAACTACCGAGCGTCTTACGGTGTCGCACTACAGTGGATGTCGCCGATGGGCCCTCTGGTCTTCTCATTGGCGAAACCAATCAAGATTTACGAAGGTGATGATGACGAATTCTTCACATTCACCATTGGACGTACTTTCTAA
- the map gene encoding type I methionyl aminopeptidase yields the protein MSIKIKTEQEIERMRIAGKLAADILEMIEPHIKEGVTTEELNQICHDYALERGAYSAPLDYHGFPKSICTSINHIVCHGIPASQDEKGSNGQIKPAVLKSGDIINVDITVIIPDDENADLSTRPAGYHGDTSKMFLVGDVSPADKRLCMVAQEALYIGMRKVKPGATVGDIGTAIEKYIKENNKKNPRNKFSIVKDFCGHGIGNEFHEEPQVVHYKNADRRVLKEGMCFTIEPMINAGKFGCSVDAEDDWTVYTGDGKNSAQWEHTIVVTKDGCEVLTLRSDDTIPRLMKNA from the coding sequence ATGTCAATCAAAATCAAAACTGAACAAGAAATCGAACGTATGCGCATAGCGGGTAAGCTAGCCGCTGATATTCTTGAAATGATCGAGCCGCACATCAAAGAAGGTGTGACGACAGAAGAACTGAACCAGATTTGTCACGATTACGCTCTAGAGCGTGGCGCTTATTCTGCGCCGCTGGATTATCACGGTTTCCCGAAATCTATCTGTACATCGATCAACCACATCGTATGCCACGGCATTCCAGCATCACAAGATGAGAAAGGCAGCAATGGCCAAATCAAGCCCGCTGTACTTAAAAGCGGTGACATCATTAACGTTGATATCACCGTGATTATTCCTGACGACGAAAATGCCGACCTAAGCACTCGCCCAGCAGGTTACCACGGTGACACCTCTAAAATGTTCCTGGTTGGTGACGTGTCTCCAGCCGATAAGCGCCTATGCATGGTCGCTCAAGAAGCACTCTACATCGGTATGCGCAAAGTAAAACCTGGTGCAACTGTAGGCGATATTGGCACTGCAATTGAGAAGTACATTAAAGAGAACAATAAGAAGAACCCACGTAACAAGTTCTCTATTGTTAAAGACTTCTGTGGTCACGGTATCGGTAACGAGTTCCATGAAGAGCCGCAAGTTGTGCATTACAAAAATGCCGACCGCCGCGTACTGAAAGAAGGTATGTGTTTCACGATTGAGCCGATGATCAATGCCGGTAAATTTGGCTGTAGTGTTGATGCTGAAGATGACTGGACGGTTTACACAGGCGATGGCAAGAACTCTGCTCAATGGGAACACACCATTGTGGTTACAAAAGACGGTTGTGAAGTCCTGACTCTGCGTTCAGACGACACCATTCCTCGCTTAATGAAGAACGCGTAA
- the rseP gene encoding sigma E protease regulator RseP, with protein sequence MTGILWNFASFIVALGILVAVHEFGHFWVARRCGVKVETFSIGFGKSIWSRIGKDGTNYNISIIPLGGYVKMLDGRVDDVPPEQQAFAFDKKPLWKRASIVAAGPAFNFAFAVFAYWLVFLIGVPAVKPVVGEVTPQSIAAEAGLQPGMELIEVSGVKTRDWESVNMGLIAHIGDDMMTLTVTTPDQVGSSQVKTLDLSTWEFNPERESALTSLGFRPYSPEIEPILTSVSEDGAAGVAGLLVGDEIIQIGNMSSPTWAQVVEVIQESANTPIDVIVVRDGVEVTHTLTPNSREARDGTQIGFAGIAPKVSEWPESYRFDLQYGVFDSIGKAVEKTGQVISLTVTMLKKLIVGDVGLNNLSGPISIAQGAGATADYGLVYFLGFLALISVNLGIINLVPLPMLDGGHLLFFAVEAVTRRPVPEKIQEMGYRIGGMIIFALMAVAIFNDFARL encoded by the coding sequence ATGACTGGTATTTTGTGGAACTTTGCTTCATTTATTGTCGCCTTAGGTATTTTGGTGGCAGTGCACGAGTTTGGTCACTTTTGGGTGGCACGACGTTGTGGAGTGAAGGTAGAGACATTTTCGATTGGCTTTGGTAAGTCAATTTGGTCTCGAATCGGGAAAGATGGAACGAACTACAATATTTCGATTATCCCTCTTGGTGGTTATGTAAAAATGCTCGACGGTCGTGTTGACGACGTACCACCAGAGCAACAAGCCTTTGCCTTTGATAAAAAGCCGTTGTGGAAACGTGCCTCAATTGTCGCCGCGGGGCCTGCTTTTAATTTTGCTTTTGCTGTTTTTGCTTACTGGCTGGTTTTTCTAATTGGTGTACCTGCCGTAAAGCCTGTGGTTGGTGAAGTTACCCCACAATCTATTGCTGCCGAAGCAGGTTTACAACCAGGCATGGAACTTATTGAAGTTTCTGGCGTCAAAACGCGGGACTGGGAATCAGTCAACATGGGTTTAATCGCACATATTGGCGATGACATGATGACGTTGACGGTGACGACACCAGATCAAGTGGGCTCATCTCAGGTCAAAACACTGGATCTGAGCACTTGGGAGTTTAACCCAGAGAGAGAGTCGGCACTCACTTCTCTTGGCTTTAGACCTTATTCACCAGAGATTGAACCTATTCTGACCAGCGTGTCGGAAGACGGTGCTGCGGGTGTCGCTGGTTTGCTTGTGGGTGATGAGATTATCCAAATCGGCAATATGAGTTCGCCAACGTGGGCTCAAGTGGTTGAGGTCATTCAAGAGAGCGCGAATACACCGATTGATGTGATTGTGGTTCGAGATGGCGTCGAGGTGACTCATACTCTAACGCCAAATTCCCGTGAGGCACGTGATGGCACACAGATTGGTTTTGCCGGAATCGCCCCTAAGGTCTCAGAATGGCCAGAAAGCTATCGCTTCGATCTGCAATATGGTGTATTTGATTCTATTGGCAAAGCGGTAGAAAAGACCGGTCAAGTGATCAGCCTAACCGTCACCATGCTCAAGAAGCTGATTGTCGGTGATGTGGGTTTGAATAATCTAAGTGGACCAATTTCAATTGCACAAGGTGCTGGAGCCACCGCCGATTACGGTTTGGTGTATTTCCTAGGCTTCTTAGCGCTCATTAGTGTCAACTTAGGGATTATTAATTTAGTGCCACTGCCAATGCTTGATGGTGGTCACTTGTTGTTCTTCGCGGTAGAAGCTGTGACCAGACGTCCGGTACCAGAGAAGATCCAAGAAATGGGCTATCGAATTGGCGGAATGATTATTTTCGCTTTGATGGCAGTGGCAATATTTAACGATTTTGCTCGCCTATAA